In Reichenbachiella agarivorans, one genomic interval encodes:
- a CDS encoding peptidase domain-containing ABC transporter, which translates to MSSHSVNPKSTDSSASITPLKRLFSMLSLDKREIFIIYAYAIFNGLLNLSLPLGVQAIIGFVISAEFSSSWGLLIFIVVIGVATSGVIQILQLSLTELLQRRIFTRASFEFAYRIPRFKMESILGFYPPELMNRFFDTLNIQKGLSKILIDASTSILQILFGLILLSFYHSFFVFFGMILIGLISLIFIITGPKGLKTSIMESKYKYQVAHWLEEIARVMATFKLAGETTQHIDKMNTYVSNYLKYRKQHFNILILQFSNIVAFKTMVTGGLLILGSILVINQEINLGQFVASEIIILLVLNSSEKLILSMETVYDVLTGLEKLGQVTDIETESEEGIDLQEITKGKGVSLELTGLTYKYPGNHKPTIDGVNLKVDVGEKICITGINESGKSTLLSLIAGLYNDYDGSIHYNGIPLRDINIMSFRSVIGDNLGLQDLFFGTLEENITVGKKDIQMEDILWAIEQVGLGDFFKQLPKGLNTMIQPEGQGLSTSIKQKIILVRTLSEKPKLIVMDHTLQSLDYEDRNRISQILTNPDANWTLLAVSNDPLMLTRCDKIVTMEYGKIVDITSQNSNNTNQDSNA; encoded by the coding sequence ATGAGTAGTCACTCTGTCAATCCTAAAAGTACTGATTCGTCGGCGAGTATAACTCCCCTCAAAAGGCTGTTTAGTATGCTGTCACTAGACAAAAGGGAAATTTTTATTATTTACGCTTATGCGATATTCAATGGCCTGCTCAATTTATCACTACCACTGGGTGTACAAGCTATCATAGGTTTCGTGATCAGTGCCGAGTTTTCCTCTTCATGGGGTCTACTTATTTTCATTGTGGTGATTGGTGTAGCTACATCAGGGGTCATCCAGATTTTGCAACTGTCTCTCACAGAGCTCCTCCAGCGTAGAATATTTACCCGCGCTTCATTCGAGTTTGCTTATCGCATTCCAAGGTTCAAAATGGAATCCATCTTGGGTTTTTATCCACCTGAGTTGATGAATAGATTCTTTGACACCCTGAATATTCAAAAAGGTTTGTCAAAAATTTTGATAGATGCATCGACATCCATACTCCAAATATTGTTTGGATTGATCTTGCTTTCATTTTATCATTCATTCTTCGTTTTTTTTGGAATGATTCTCATAGGGTTAATTTCATTGATATTCATCATCACTGGACCCAAAGGACTGAAAACCAGTATCATGGAATCAAAATACAAATACCAAGTTGCACACTGGCTAGAAGAAATTGCCAGAGTCATGGCGACATTCAAATTGGCCGGAGAGACTACCCAGCACATAGATAAAATGAATACCTACGTATCCAATTATCTCAAATACCGAAAGCAACATTTTAATATTCTGATTCTTCAATTTTCGAATATAGTAGCATTCAAAACCATGGTCACTGGTGGATTATTGATACTGGGAAGCATACTGGTCATCAATCAAGAAATCAACTTGGGTCAATTTGTGGCATCTGAAATCATCATTCTGCTTGTCCTCAACTCTTCCGAAAAACTAATCCTCAGCATGGAGACCGTTTATGACGTATTGACTGGATTAGAAAAACTAGGTCAAGTAACTGATATCGAAACAGAAAGCGAAGAAGGTATTGATCTCCAAGAAATCACCAAAGGAAAAGGAGTATCTCTAGAGTTGACTGGATTGACATACAAATATCCAGGCAATCACAAGCCAACTATTGATGGCGTCAATCTCAAAGTAGATGTGGGTGAAAAAATATGCATCACTGGGATAAATGAATCCGGGAAATCCACTTTACTCTCGCTCATAGCTGGATTGTACAATGATTATGATGGCTCCATCCACTACAATGGCATCCCCTTGAGAGATATCAATATTATGAGTTTCAGATCTGTGATTGGGGACAATTTGGGTCTTCAAGATTTGTTTTTTGGTACCCTAGAAGAAAACATCACAGTTGGCAAAAAAGATATACAGATGGAAGACATCCTTTGGGCAATCGAGCAAGTAGGTCTTGGGGATTTCTTTAAGCAACTTCCCAAGGGTCTGAATACGATGATTCAGCCAGAAGGACAAGGCCTATCTACCAGCATCAAACAAAAAATAATCTTGGTTCGTACCCTATCTGAAAAACCCAAACTGATCGTCATGGATCACACCTTGCAGAGTTTAGATTATGAAGATCGCAATAGAATCAGTCAAATTTTGACGAATCCCGATGCTAACTGGACGCTCCTTGCTGTGAGCAATGATCCACTCATGCTCACTCGCTGCGACAAAATCGTCACGATGGAATATGGCAAAATAGTCGATATCACCAGCCAGAATTCTAACAACACAAATCAAGACTCCAATGCTTAA
- a CDS encoding TolC family protein — MNNLRIFTFLVLLLPWVANAQMDSIHYLTLDELYRHVRQNHPIAQQAILMNQRGSLTVSQARGAFDPKIVSGFDRKTFDGTNYYDLWDTYVKIPTLLNIDLKAGYERNQGTYLNPEHKVPADGLYYAGISVPLGQGLIHNERNINLQKSKFTQKAFENDANNVLNNLFLDVNYAYWYWFESHQKREAVRSNLSLIQERFEGIKQGTINGENAPIDSVEMLIQVQQWINNLRQAELDLQNSRLLLNNFIWSDSMDLSSFSPLIEDETQNLALDSYLDWAIINHPDLKQLSIESNILDLDRKLSSEQLKPIIDVNYNLLLTDQSELESSFYANNYKFGVQFAFPLLIRKERSKLKIIKIKQQEYDLKINQKTREVINKIQQGYNKVYTLEEMIEQQKDIQVNYEKMLQAEQVMFENGESSVFLLNSRENKKLLGQIKLIELQSKYQQSLGELKWSTGKLYDEINALNP, encoded by the coding sequence ATGAACAACCTTAGGATATTCACATTTTTAGTCCTGTTGCTGCCTTGGGTTGCTAATGCTCAAATGGATTCTATCCATTATCTGACATTGGATGAACTCTACCGACACGTACGACAAAATCACCCCATAGCTCAACAAGCGATTCTGATGAATCAACGTGGATCATTGACAGTCAGTCAAGCCAGAGGTGCTTTTGACCCCAAAATTGTTTCGGGGTTTGATCGAAAAACCTTTGACGGAACAAACTATTATGATCTATGGGATACCTATGTCAAGATCCCTACCTTGCTCAATATAGACCTGAAAGCTGGCTATGAGAGAAACCAAGGAACCTACCTCAATCCAGAGCACAAGGTGCCCGCCGATGGTCTATACTATGCAGGGATATCAGTACCTCTTGGTCAGGGCTTGATTCATAATGAGCGAAATATCAATCTCCAAAAAAGTAAATTCACACAAAAAGCATTTGAAAATGACGCTAACAATGTCCTCAACAATCTTTTCTTGGATGTCAACTATGCCTATTGGTATTGGTTCGAAAGTCACCAAAAGAGAGAAGCAGTTCGCAGCAACTTGAGCCTAATCCAAGAAAGGTTCGAAGGAATAAAACAAGGAACAATCAATGGCGAAAATGCTCCTATCGACAGTGTGGAAATGCTCATTCAGGTACAGCAATGGATCAACAACCTGCGACAAGCAGAACTTGACCTCCAAAATAGCAGACTACTTCTCAATAATTTTATCTGGTCAGATAGCATGGATCTCAGTAGTTTTTCTCCATTAATCGAAGATGAGACACAAAATCTAGCATTGGACAGCTATCTCGATTGGGCAATAATAAACCACCCTGACCTCAAGCAATTATCTATTGAAAGCAACATCCTGGATTTGGATAGAAAATTGAGTTCGGAACAACTCAAGCCAATCATTGATGTCAACTACAACCTCCTATTGACTGATCAAAGTGAATTAGAGTCATCATTCTATGCCAACAATTACAAATTCGGTGTACAGTTTGCCTTTCCACTATTGATAAGAAAAGAGAGATCCAAATTGAAAATCATTAAAATCAAGCAACAGGAGTATGATCTCAAAATCAACCAAAAAACCAGAGAAGTAATCAACAAAATTCAGCAGGGTTACAACAAGGTATATACGCTAGAGGAAATGATCGAACAGCAAAAAGACATTCAAGTCAACTACGAAAAGATGTTGCAAGCCGAACAAGTCATGTTCGAAAATGGAGAGAGTTCAGTATTCTTACTCAATAGCAGAGAAAACAAAAAGCTATTGGGACAGATAAAACTGATAGAGCTACAGTCCAAATACCAACAATCCCTAGGCGAATTGAAATGGTCTACTGGCAAGTTGTATGACGAAATAAATGCCCTAAATCCATAG
- a CDS encoding HlyD family secretion protein — protein sequence MLNISNNPIDRDEILKDQSAYQDVMEKSASRRLVYLLLGLLILSIVILFLPWTQNIRARGKLTTLRPENREQNIHSMISGRVEKWYVSEGQLVNRGDTIVFISEMKSEYLDPQLIERSANQTDAKKASISTYTEKAAALLDQINALHRNQKLKLEQAENYYYQSRLKVESDSIDYQTAVINYDIALKQFDRQQKLYDQGLKSLTELEKRKQTLQETLYKKTSIENKWLSSKNEYINAKLNLNIVRNEFGEKIAKAKSDRLSALSSALEAESDYNKLSIQQSNYSKRSGFYYITAPQDGYVTKAIITGIGETVKEGESIFSFIPTNFDLAVEMYVRPIDLPLIQEGRKVQLQFDGWPALVFNGWPGMSFGTYTGRIFAYDKAASPNGKFRVLVAPDPDTAPWPKLLRLGSGTYGIALLKNVPVWYELWRNLNGFPPDFYVEEANPTKDKKGK from the coding sequence ATGCTTAACATATCCAACAATCCAATAGATCGGGATGAAATTCTCAAGGATCAATCTGCATATCAAGATGTCATGGAAAAATCTGCCTCACGCAGATTGGTCTATTTGCTTTTAGGATTACTGATTCTAAGTATCGTCATTCTCTTTTTGCCTTGGACGCAAAACATAAGAGCAAGAGGAAAACTAACCACACTCCGCCCAGAAAACAGAGAGCAAAACATTCACTCTATGATATCTGGTAGAGTAGAAAAGTGGTATGTCAGTGAAGGGCAATTGGTCAATCGAGGAGACACCATTGTTTTCATCTCAGAGATGAAATCAGAGTACCTAGATCCGCAGCTGATCGAGAGATCCGCCAATCAGACAGATGCCAAAAAGGCATCCATATCTACCTATACCGAAAAAGCAGCCGCGCTTTTGGATCAAATTAATGCCTTGCACCGCAACCAAAAATTAAAACTGGAGCAAGCTGAAAACTACTATTACCAATCGCGATTAAAAGTTGAGTCCGACAGCATAGACTATCAGACGGCGGTGATTAACTATGATATCGCTCTCAAGCAATTTGATCGGCAACAAAAACTCTATGACCAAGGGTTAAAATCGCTGACCGAACTAGAAAAACGCAAGCAAACACTGCAAGAGACTCTTTACAAAAAAACATCTATTGAAAACAAATGGTTGTCTAGTAAAAATGAGTACATCAATGCGAAATTGAACCTCAACATAGTCAGAAATGAATTCGGCGAAAAGATCGCCAAAGCCAAATCGGATAGATTGTCTGCGCTCTCTAGTGCACTAGAGGCAGAAAGTGACTACAACAAACTATCCATCCAGCAGTCCAACTATTCCAAACGATCTGGATTTTATTATATCACGGCACCACAAGATGGCTATGTCACCAAGGCCATTATAACAGGTATCGGAGAGACTGTCAAAGAAGGAGAATCTATATTTAGTTTCATCCCGACCAACTTTGACTTGGCGGTCGAGATGTACGTGCGACCTATTGATTTGCCTCTGATACAAGAAGGTAGAAAAGTCCAACTGCAATTTGACGGATGGCCAGCCTTGGTCTTCAATGGGTGGCCTGGAATGTCCTTTGGTACCTACACAGGCCGCATATTTGCCTACGACAAAGCCGCCAGCCCCAATGGGAAATTTAGAGTACTGGTCGCGCCAGACCCTGATACAGCCCCTTGGCCTAAGCTGCTGAGACTAGGGTCAGGAACCTATGGCATAGCCTTGCTCAAAAACGTACCCGTTTGGTACGAATTATGGAGAAATTTGAATGGTTTTCCTCCAGACTTTTATGTAGAAGAGGCCAATCCAACAAAAGACAAAAAAGGAAAATGA
- the tamL gene encoding translocation and assembly module lipoprotein TamL, with protein sequence MKFPIIILSLSFVTLLGGCNALRYVPEDEQLYTGAKVKLVVPNDVKNVKSVRQELQTLLRPEPNTKILGVRLGLYAHYKTREGKGGFYYRFLNKKLGEEPVYMSHVDPSKTMDLIDNRLENRGFFRSEISSSIRAGKKTASLRYEAIANEPYTLASYQLDNDTLPIYQEINRLLEDTKLTPGVRFDLSQFKTERERIDAELKSIGYFNFNDAFLIFEADTNQVEDKQFNLFLRLKRDVPAASIVPYEITDIHVYPKYSIDDDVVLQDSVRFDSVLYVQDELFFKPKHLSSYLLLNRGKLYSPSDAKITSNRLSSIGTYKYVNIDFEELPLSIDDTLGQLKTNIYLSPMSKRSLRTEIQAVMQSNNFAGPALTVTYTNRNIFKGGEKFDISGSVGYEAQVLNGSNDGLTSTQLSANTDLIIPRLVFPVNLVDRFKYGIPKTKIALGFEYLDRSSYYNLYSFSSTFGYSWRASRQVSHTINPISINYVNLANTSAEFEEILDENSFLKNSFEQQFIAGLTYQFTYNQLVDSRLNAILLKVNLDLAGNTIDLIESSVNEDTGPIQFLGLEYAQYSRMEIDLQNHLRIGKSDVLVARVYGGLGYAYGNSTTMPYSKQFFSGGPYSVRAFRIRSLGPGTYDPSLTGEDTYFDQSGDIRLEANLEYRFPIISFLKGAVFMDAGNVWLVREDDELPGSQFSPNFLSELAIGTGVGVRVDIQGFVIRLDWAAPIKNPTLPAGDRVDFNLKKSILNFAIGYPF encoded by the coding sequence TTGAAATTCCCCATCATCATATTGAGTTTATCATTTGTGACCCTATTGGGCGGATGTAATGCCCTGCGCTATGTACCAGAGGACGAGCAACTCTATACTGGAGCCAAAGTCAAGTTGGTAGTTCCAAATGATGTGAAGAACGTCAAAAGCGTACGTCAGGAGTTGCAAACCCTGCTACGACCCGAACCCAACACTAAAATATTGGGAGTGAGATTGGGCTTGTATGCACATTATAAAACAAGAGAGGGAAAGGGAGGTTTTTATTACAGATTTCTGAATAAGAAACTAGGAGAGGAGCCTGTGTATATGTCACACGTCGATCCATCCAAAACAATGGATCTGATAGACAATAGATTAGAAAATAGGGGTTTTTTCAGGAGTGAAATTTCTTCATCAATACGGGCCGGGAAGAAGACTGCGAGCTTGAGGTATGAGGCAATAGCCAACGAACCCTATACTTTGGCTTCCTACCAATTGGATAATGATACGCTACCTATCTATCAGGAAATCAACCGATTGCTAGAAGATACAAAGCTCACTCCAGGTGTCAGATTTGATTTGTCTCAATTCAAAACGGAGCGAGAGCGCATCGACGCAGAGCTCAAATCCATAGGTTACTTCAATTTCAATGATGCCTTTTTGATTTTTGAGGCAGACACCAACCAAGTCGAGGACAAGCAGTTCAACCTGTTTTTGCGGCTGAAGAGGGATGTACCTGCAGCTTCCATAGTTCCCTACGAAATCACCGATATCCATGTCTACCCGAAGTATTCGATTGATGATGATGTGGTTTTGCAGGATTCAGTCAGATTTGACAGTGTGCTTTATGTTCAGGATGAGCTGTTTTTCAAACCCAAACATCTGTCTTCCTACCTGTTGTTGAACCGTGGCAAACTATACAGTCCTAGTGATGCCAAGATCACTAGTAATAGGCTCTCGTCTATCGGTACCTACAAGTATGTCAATATAGATTTTGAGGAGTTACCCTTGTCGATCGATGATACTTTGGGTCAGCTCAAGACCAATATCTACCTCTCTCCGATGAGTAAGCGATCCCTGCGGACAGAAATCCAAGCTGTCATGCAATCCAATAATTTTGCAGGGCCAGCACTGACCGTGACCTATACCAATCGCAATATTTTCAAAGGAGGAGAAAAATTTGACATATCTGGCAGTGTAGGGTACGAGGCACAGGTACTCAATGGTAGCAACGATGGATTGACCAGTACACAGTTGAGTGCCAACACTGATTTGATCATCCCACGATTGGTGTTTCCAGTCAATCTGGTAGATCGATTCAAGTATGGGATACCCAAAACCAAAATTGCTTTGGGATTTGAATACCTAGACAGGAGCAGCTATTACAATTTGTATTCCTTCTCAAGTACCTTTGGTTATTCTTGGCGAGCCAGCAGACAGGTTTCTCATACCATTAATCCCATCAGTATCAATTATGTGAACCTGGCCAACACCTCTGCTGAGTTTGAGGAGATTTTGGATGAAAATTCTTTCTTGAAGAACAGTTTCGAGCAGCAGTTTATCGCGGGCCTGACGTATCAGTTTACTTACAATCAGCTTGTAGATTCCAGACTCAATGCCATCCTGCTCAAGGTGAATCTGGATTTGGCAGGCAATACCATTGATTTGATAGAGAGCAGTGTGAATGAGGATACTGGTCCTATTCAGTTTTTGGGATTGGAGTATGCGCAATATTCACGGATGGAAATTGACCTGCAAAATCATCTCAGAATAGGTAAGTCTGATGTCTTGGTGGCAAGAGTGTACGGTGGACTGGGTTATGCCTATGGCAACTCTACGACGATGCCTTATTCCAAACAATTTTTTTCAGGAGGACCTTACAGCGTTCGGGCATTTCGGATTCGGTCGTTGGGGCCAGGTACCTACGATCCGAGTCTGACGGGTGAAGATACCTATTTCGATCAGTCAGGGGATATCCGACTGGAGGCCAATCTGGAGTATAGATTTCCTATCATCTCATTTTTGAAGGGAGCCGTATTTATGGACGCAGGCAATGTCTGGTTGGTCAGAGAGGATGACGAGTTGCCAGGGTCGCAATTTTCTCCCAATTTTTTGAGTGAACTGGCGATCGGTACTGGTGTGGGAGTGAGAGTAGATATTCAAGGTTTTGTCATCCGACTGGATTGGGCAGCACCGATCAAGAACCCCACTTTGCCAGCAGGAGATCGTGTGGATTTCAATCTCAAAAAATCCATCCTCAATTTTGCCATTGGGTATCCATTCTAA
- a CDS encoding TetR/AcrR family transcriptional regulator codes for MSTITLQIGQEFYCKDPQSTELGKKIVSEGIQLLDQLGFEEFTFKKLAAKIATSEASIYRYFDNKLKFLVYLTSWYWAWMEYMIDHKTHHINDSKNKLQEILKILCHVDQGHLNMDLSGINTTSLKRVVMIESDKIYLTKKVDEINNEGLFKGFKGLCHKISLVIIEINPEYIYPHALVSMVLETAHQQVFFAKHLPSLTEISKTKTVSIELQVYEFINHFTFKQLH; via the coding sequence ATGTCTACAATCACTCTCCAGATAGGCCAAGAATTCTATTGCAAGGACCCTCAGAGCACAGAATTAGGGAAGAAAATTGTATCCGAAGGCATACAACTCTTGGATCAGTTAGGTTTTGAAGAGTTTACTTTCAAAAAGCTAGCTGCAAAAATCGCTACCTCCGAAGCTTCTATTTATAGGTATTTTGACAACAAATTGAAGTTCTTGGTCTACTTGACGTCTTGGTATTGGGCATGGATGGAATACATGATCGATCACAAAACTCACCATATCAATGATAGCAAAAACAAACTCCAAGAAATTCTAAAGATTCTTTGTCATGTAGACCAAGGCCATCTCAACATGGATTTGTCTGGCATCAACACAACCTCGCTCAAGCGTGTGGTAATGATCGAGTCGGACAAAATCTATTTGACCAAAAAAGTAGATGAAATCAATAATGAAGGATTATTCAAAGGATTCAAAGGGCTATGTCACAAAATCTCATTGGTAATCATTGAAATCAACCCTGAATATATCTATCCTCATGCGTTGGTAAGCATGGTACTGGAAACGGCACATCAGCAGGTGTTTTTTGCAAAACACCTGCCTTCACTGACCGAAATATCCAAAACCAAAACGGTGAGTATTGAACTACAAGTTTATGAATTCATCAACCATTTTACCTTCAAACAACTTCACTAA